In one window of Rhodoglobus vestalii DNA:
- a CDS encoding RNA polymerase sigma factor, with protein sequence MATGTKAAESATAPDKAPAKAAARTKAATTADEASTATDSAESITTKPAAEKPAAKKPAAKKAATTKSTAESATAKKAAAAKKPSTKAPAKAPAKTKKAAASTVDIVEVDADDESKDDDQEEKSTSKDEALPTGALVLSLVDDEDDVPVYSAAITGATADPVKDYLKQIGKVALLNAAQEVELAMRIEAGLFAEDKLADMTSAEVRSTLGRELQWVSKDGQRAKSHLLGANLRLVVSLAKRYTGRGMQFLDLIQEGNLGLIRAVEKFDYTKGFKFSTYATWWIRQAITRAMADQARTIRIPVHMVEVINKLARVQRQMLQDLGREPTPEELSRELDMTPEKVVEVQKYGREPISLHTPLGEDGDSEFGDLIEDTEAVVPADAVGFTMLQKQLESLLDSLSEREAGVIRMRFGLGDGMPKTLDQIGDTFGVTRERIRQIESKTMAKLRHPSRSQSLRDYLE encoded by the coding sequence ATGGCGACCGGAACAAAGGCTGCGGAGTCCGCAACCGCACCAGATAAAGCTCCCGCTAAGGCTGCAGCACGCACGAAAGCCGCCACAACGGCAGACGAAGCGTCGACAGCGACCGATAGTGCAGAGAGCATCACCACAAAGCCGGCCGCCGAGAAGCCGGCCGCCAAGAAGCCAGCCGCCAAGAAAGCAGCGACGACGAAGTCGACCGCCGAATCGGCTACGGCAAAGAAGGCCGCCGCAGCTAAGAAGCCCAGCACGAAGGCGCCAGCCAAAGCACCAGCGAAGACCAAGAAGGCCGCGGCATCCACCGTGGACATCGTCGAGGTGGACGCCGACGACGAGTCGAAAGACGACGACCAAGAAGAAAAGTCGACCAGTAAAGATGAAGCCCTGCCAACAGGTGCGCTAGTACTTTCGCTGGTTGATGACGAGGATGATGTTCCTGTCTATTCTGCAGCGATTACCGGAGCCACGGCTGACCCCGTCAAGGACTACCTGAAGCAGATCGGTAAAGTCGCACTGCTCAACGCAGCTCAAGAAGTTGAACTTGCGATGCGCATCGAAGCGGGACTATTCGCCGAAGACAAGCTCGCCGACATGACATCAGCAGAGGTCCGTTCTACTCTCGGTCGTGAACTGCAATGGGTCTCCAAAGACGGCCAGCGTGCAAAGAGCCACCTGCTTGGTGCGAACCTTCGACTGGTGGTTTCCCTTGCGAAGCGGTACACAGGCCGTGGAATGCAGTTTCTTGACCTAATTCAGGAGGGAAACTTGGGCCTGATCCGTGCCGTCGAGAAGTTCGACTACACGAAGGGCTTCAAGTTCTCCACCTACGCCACATGGTGGATCCGCCAGGCAATCACTCGCGCCATGGCCGATCAAGCTCGCACGATCCGCATCCCCGTGCACATGGTTGAAGTGATCAACAAGCTCGCTCGTGTTCAGCGTCAGATGCTTCAGGATCTGGGTCGCGAACCCACCCCAGAAGAGCTTTCCCGCGAACTAGATATGACTCCCGAGAAGGTAGTTGAAGTTCAGAAGTACGGCCGTGAGCCGATCTCGCTGCACACACCCCTTGGCGAAGACGGCGATAGCGAGTTTGGTGACCTCATCGAGGACACCGAGGCTGTTGTTCCGGCGGATGCTGTCGGATTCACGATGCTGCAGAAGCAACTAGAGAGTCTTCTTGATTCGCTCTCGGAGCGCGAAGCTGGAGTAATCCGCATGCGCTTCGGCTTGGGCGACGGAATGCCCAAGACTCTTGATCAGATCGGTGACACGTTCGGCGTGACCCGCGAACGCATCCGTCAGATCGAGTCGAAGACGATGGCCAAGTTGCGTCACCCTTCACGGTCACAGTCACTGCGCGACTACCTCGAATAG
- a CDS encoding coenzyme F420-0:L-glutamate ligase, whose amino-acid sequence MGAQANDGKSLTVQVDGVVYERLPIKTRLVVRDDDIVQVVSEYAASVVRDGDILFVTEKIIGITQGRAYPIDEIVPRKLATTLSKYVTKTSHGIGLGMPETMEMALRECGTPRILLAAAVAAVSKALGRRGDFYRIAGPKARAIDGPTKNTIPPYDSHVVLGPARPDGVATDIARALGGSLTVSVVDINDFGGNILGSTDKTTNKLVLQVLKDNPLGQDHQSTPLGVIRRTG is encoded by the coding sequence ATGGGTGCTCAAGCGAACGATGGTAAGAGCCTTACCGTTCAGGTTGATGGAGTCGTTTACGAACGGCTTCCCATCAAGACTCGGTTGGTGGTTCGTGACGACGACATCGTGCAGGTGGTGTCGGAGTACGCAGCAAGTGTCGTGCGCGATGGCGACATTCTCTTTGTGACCGAAAAAATCATCGGAATCACACAGGGTCGCGCGTACCCAATCGACGAAATTGTGCCGCGCAAACTCGCGACAACGCTCTCTAAATACGTCACGAAAACTTCACACGGTATCGGCCTGGGAATGCCGGAGACGATGGAGATGGCCCTTCGCGAATGCGGTACTCCACGCATCCTGCTCGCGGCAGCCGTCGCGGCTGTGTCGAAAGCGCTGGGGCGTCGTGGCGACTTTTATCGCATTGCTGGTCCGAAAGCTCGCGCCATTGATGGACCGACCAAAAATACTATCCCGCCGTACGACTCCCACGTCGTGCTCGGGCCTGCGCGACCGGATGGTGTCGCAACGGACATTGCGCGGGCGCTCGGTGGATCGCTGACGGTATCTGTTGTCGACATTAATGACTTTGGCGGAAACATTCTGGGGTCCACCGACAAGACGACAAACAAGCTAGTGCTGCAGGTACTGAAAGACAATCCGCTGGGACAGGACCATCAGAGCACGCCGCTGGGTGTCATCCGTCGTACAGGCTAG
- a CDS encoding sugar-transfer associated ATP-grasp domain-containing protein — MNVSNMLAVARAISVRSRTPTVLILLDMVWCSLVYQAGYLDYEEFEFTVLSRAERRTWITSGNANSIVVKYNQREFRERFFDKPTFNATFDEWLGRDWLDLRTASEADFVEFVRSHDPIMVKVVDSMSGAGIEKHSGAELVDAHALYRQLMENRQFLVEAFIQQHPGMSALCPTSVNSLRMITFFDGADVHVLEAVLRMGNGADVDNYGRGGMYTVLDEKTGIAPFGAFDKFANTFTEHPQTGTPIIGFQVPLYTEVLSTLDTVARVIPQIPYVGWDIAISPSGPAIIEGNYNTGVFQMKPSLTGIKTGLLPKFREVIDF, encoded by the coding sequence TTGAACGTTTCCAACATGCTTGCGGTGGCACGCGCAATCAGCGTGCGCAGCCGCACCCCTACGGTCCTCATTCTTCTCGATATGGTTTGGTGTTCGCTCGTTTACCAGGCGGGTTATCTCGACTATGAAGAGTTCGAGTTCACTGTGCTCAGCCGGGCTGAACGGCGCACATGGATTACCAGCGGGAACGCAAATTCCATCGTCGTCAAATACAACCAACGTGAGTTTCGTGAGCGTTTCTTCGATAAGCCAACGTTCAACGCGACGTTTGACGAGTGGCTTGGGCGTGATTGGCTCGATCTCCGAACAGCGAGCGAGGCTGACTTTGTCGAGTTCGTCAGATCCCATGATCCCATCATGGTCAAAGTCGTCGACAGTATGAGTGGCGCGGGAATCGAAAAACATTCCGGTGCGGAGCTTGTTGACGCCCACGCGCTCTATCGCCAGCTAATGGAAAACCGTCAATTCTTGGTTGAAGCGTTCATCCAACAGCACCCAGGCATGTCAGCTCTATGCCCAACAAGTGTTAATTCGCTGCGCATGATCACCTTCTTCGACGGAGCGGATGTACACGTGCTCGAGGCGGTGCTGCGAATGGGTAACGGCGCCGACGTCGACAATTATGGCCGCGGCGGCATGTACACCGTTCTCGATGAGAAAACGGGAATCGCGCCTTTCGGAGCGTTCGATAAGTTTGCCAACACGTTTACCGAACACCCTCAAACCGGAACACCCATCATCGGGTTTCAGGTTCCGCTCTACACCGAAGTTCTCAGCACGCTCGACACCGTGGCACGTGTTATCCCGCAAATCCCGTACGTGGGTTGGGACATCGCGATTTCGCCCAGCGGTCCGGCAATTATTGAGGGGAACTACAACACGGGTGTTTTTCAGATGAAGCCGAGCCTAACCGGAATCAAAACCGGACTACTGCCAAAATTCCGGGAAGTCATCGACTTCTGA
- a CDS encoding DUF7455 domain-containing protein has translation MSHTAAEDTTVDEMDYTLTALDRCDSCGAQAYVRATLASGDLLFCAHHGAKFKEKLLPTALNWVDESSRLTAGRTV, from the coding sequence ATGTCGCACACCGCTGCAGAAGACACCACAGTCGATGAGATGGACTACACCCTCACGGCCCTTGACCGCTGTGACAGCTGCGGTGCTCAGGCATACGTCCGCGCAACGCTCGCCAGTGGCGATCTCCTCTTTTGTGCACACCACGGAGCGAAATTTAAAGAGAAACTGCTCCCGACGGCTCTCAACTGGGTCGATGAGTCGAGTCGATTGACTGCTGGACGAACCGTTTAG
- a CDS encoding DNA gyrase/topoisomerase IV subunit B — MASSDYSARHLSVLEGLEAVRKRPGMYIGSTDSRGLMHCLWEIIDNSVDEALDGHGSEISVILHADESVEVRDRARGIPVDIEPKTGLSGVEVVFTKLHAGGKFGSGSYAASGGLHGVGASVVNALSERLDVEVDRDGKTWAMSFHRGEPGTFADSGAPTPDAPFTPFVSGSELRVVGKVPRGRTGTRVRYWADRQIFTKGAAFQSDEMIDRLRQTAFLVPNLRLNVSDERGAEPHYESFAFQGGISEFVEHLAVDPPITDTWRLTGSGGFTESVPVLQENGHMVSTEVSRDCAVDVALRWGTGYETIVKSFVNIIATPKGGTHLAGFEQSLLKFLRTETEKNSRRLKLGNDKLDKDDVLAGLTVVLTVRLPEPQFEGQTKEILGTPAVRAIVAKVVTAALAEKFSSPKRDDKAQSSLVLDKVVAEMKSRISARAHKETQRRKNALESSSLPAKLVDCRSSDVANSELFIVEGDSALGTAKLGRDSEYQALLPIRGKILNVQKASISDMLSNAECASIIQVIGAGSGRSFDLTAARYGKVIIMADADVDGAHIRTLLLTLFFRYMPDMIRDGRVYAAVPPLHRVVVLNPGSKPNETIYTYSEKELNAVLAGLKKSGKRFQDPIQRYKGLGEMDADQLATTTMDRNNRVLRRVNISDAEQAGSVFELLMGNEVAPRKEFIIQGQGLDRDRIDI; from the coding sequence ATCGCGAGCTCTGACTATTCAGCCCGTCACCTTTCCGTACTGGAAGGGCTCGAGGCCGTTCGCAAGCGTCCGGGCATGTACATCGGCTCCACTGACTCCCGTGGACTGATGCACTGCCTCTGGGAGATCATTGACAACTCCGTCGATGAGGCTCTAGATGGGCATGGTTCGGAGATCAGCGTAATTCTGCACGCCGATGAGAGCGTCGAGGTTCGAGATCGAGCGCGCGGTATTCCGGTGGATATTGAACCCAAGACAGGTCTCTCCGGTGTCGAGGTTGTTTTCACGAAGCTTCACGCGGGGGGAAAGTTCGGTTCTGGTTCCTATGCGGCGTCCGGTGGGCTCCATGGAGTTGGCGCTTCAGTCGTGAATGCGCTATCGGAACGACTTGATGTTGAGGTCGACCGTGATGGTAAGACGTGGGCGATGTCCTTCCATCGCGGCGAGCCGGGCACGTTCGCTGATTCTGGGGCCCCAACGCCGGATGCGCCGTTCACGCCGTTTGTGTCTGGCAGTGAGCTGCGGGTCGTCGGGAAGGTTCCCAGAGGGCGTACCGGAACTCGCGTTCGCTACTGGGCTGATCGCCAGATTTTCACCAAGGGTGCCGCGTTCCAATCAGATGAAATGATTGACCGACTGCGCCAAACTGCTTTCCTCGTGCCCAATCTCAGACTCAACGTGTCTGACGAACGGGGCGCGGAGCCTCATTATGAGAGTTTTGCGTTCCAGGGAGGAATTTCAGAATTCGTGGAGCACCTCGCGGTCGATCCGCCGATCACCGACACCTGGCGCCTGACTGGTTCTGGGGGCTTCACGGAAAGTGTGCCCGTCTTGCAAGAGAACGGTCACATGGTATCCACCGAGGTCTCGCGCGACTGCGCAGTGGATGTTGCCCTGCGGTGGGGGACAGGCTACGAAACAATCGTCAAAAGTTTTGTGAACATTATTGCGACGCCGAAGGGCGGAACGCACCTTGCGGGCTTCGAGCAGAGCTTGCTTAAATTCCTGCGCACCGAGACCGAAAAGAATTCGCGTCGTTTGAAGCTTGGCAACGACAAGCTTGACAAAGACGACGTGCTTGCAGGGCTCACCGTCGTGTTGACTGTGCGTCTGCCCGAGCCTCAGTTTGAGGGTCAGACCAAGGAGATCCTCGGAACACCCGCCGTCCGTGCAATCGTCGCCAAGGTTGTGACGGCAGCTCTTGCCGAAAAATTCTCTTCACCCAAGCGAGACGACAAGGCGCAGTCTTCGCTGGTGCTCGACAAGGTTGTCGCCGAGATGAAGTCTCGGATTTCTGCCCGCGCCCACAAAGAGACTCAGCGTCGAAAGAATGCGCTTGAGAGTTCTAGCTTGCCCGCGAAGCTTGTGGATTGTCGTTCCAGTGACGTGGCCAACAGTGAACTTTTCATCGTGGAGGGCGACTCGGCACTCGGCACGGCAAAACTGGGCCGCGATAGTGAATACCAAGCGTTGCTGCCTATTCGCGGCAAGATTCTCAACGTTCAAAAGGCTTCGATAAGTGACATGCTTTCGAACGCTGAATGTGCATCGATTATCCAGGTGATTGGTGCCGGTTCAGGTCGCAGCTTCGATTTGACTGCGGCGCGCTATGGCAAAGTCATCATCATGGCCGACGCAGATGTCGACGGTGCCCACATTCGCACCCTGCTGCTCACGCTCTTTTTCCGTTACATGCCCGACATGATTCGGGATGGTCGCGTCTATGCGGCAGTTCCGCCGCTGCATCGGGTCGTGGTTCTGAATCCCGGTTCGAAACCCAACGAAACGATCTACACCTACTCCGAGAAGGAACTCAACGCGGTGCTTGCCGGGCTCAAAAAATCGGGCAAACGGTTTCAGGATCCTATCCAGCGTTATAAGGGCTTGGGGGAGATGGATGCAGATCAGCTGGCGACCACAACTATGGATCGCAACAACCGAGTTCTTCGCCGCGTAAACATTTCAGATGCCGAACAAGCGGGATCCGTCTTCGAACTGCTCATGGGCAATGAGGTTGCCCCGCGCAAGGAGTTCATCATTCAGGGGCAGGGTCTTGACCGGGACCGCATCGATATTTAG